Genomic DNA from Lutibacter sp. A80:
CTCTGGTGAGTTTGGACATTTATCTAAATCGTTATTTATACCATCACCATCAAAATCAAAAGCATTTTCAAAAATAGTAGAAACATTTGGAATTCCATACCCTTCTTGATTGGTAGAAGCTGGGTATAAATGTGCCGATTCTCTTATTAATTGTGTTATTTCTGTATTTGTTTTATCTGGGAAAGCTTGCCACAAACACGCAACAACTCCAGCTAAAACCGGTGATGAATAAGATGTTCCGTTACCAGCTACAGCACTTCCTCCTGAATTAATTATATAGGTACCTTGCCCTTGCGCACATACATCTGGCTTTATCCTACCATCTGCTGTAGGTCCAAATGAACTAAACGAAGCAATAGCACCAGAAGCATTGACCGCACCAACTGTTAAAACCGAAGGGGCGTCTGCTGGTGAATTTATATAAGGCCAATTAGAATCACCTCCTTCATTTCCAGCTGAAGCAACTAATATCATTCCTCGAGAAAAAGCAATTTCAGCGCCTCGAGTAATAAATGTAGTTTTACCATCCATATCACTATAATCGTAATTGTGATCTGGATTGTCAAAAAATACTGAATACCCCAAAGAAGTATTAATAACATCAACACCTAAACTATCAGCTTTTTCAGCAGCTTCAACCCACAAACTCTCTTCTAATCGAACCTCAACAGGAGCATTTTCCGTTCTAAATAAATAATAGCTTGCATCTGGAGCTGTACCTACAAAATTGGTTGTTGCTCCATCTACTCCACTTTCTAAATACCCCGCCATTGTAGATAAAACTGAAGTTCCGTGCGAATCACCTCCATAAATATGAGGTGTTCTATCTACAAAATCATAACCTCCTAAAATTTGTCCGTTATCTCTAATTCTTTTAAAAGCAAGTAAAACATCTACTTTTGGAAATCCTGCATCCAGAACTGCTATATGCATTCCTGAACCTGTAAAACTATTTTCATGAAGTGTTTCTGCACCCAACATTATTAGTTGATTTTCAGCATTTCCATAAGTAAAATTAGTTGTTGTTTCTAACAATTTATTCTTGGTTCTAGAAATCTGTTTTAAAACTTTACTTGACTTAGAGCTATTCAAGGTTTTATTGGCAAACTCAATAGAATCTATAAAACTAAAATTTGATAACTTTAAATTTAACAACGCATCAATATTTTCTTTTGTTCCCTGTATGTGTAGTGCATTCAACCATTTAGATTTTGCTAAAACAGCAATACCAGAAGCATTAATAACTGCAGTTATATATGTCTGTTCAATTGGAACATCTTTAATATCTAATGCTATATTATAACGTGTTCTTCTATCTAAAGCACGTTGACTTAACATATTTAATGGGTTTGCATAATACGAAGTTTCACTTGGTTTATTTTTAAAATACACCCAAGCATCTTCAATTTGCGCAAACAAATTAGTTATTGAAAAAAAGAATATTAGTACTAATAACTTATTTTTCACTTTATTTAGTTTTAAAAATTTATATGTTGTAAAGTACTAATTATTATTAAACAAGTATTTTAAAATTTTAAATATTAAGAAATTACTCCAGACCCAAGCAATTCTTCGTTCTTATACCAAGCAACAAATTGACCTTCAGTAATGGCAGATTGCATATTCTCAAACTGCACATATAAACCAGATTCAACTTTATATAAAGTTGCTTTTTCTAATTTTTGACGGTATCTAATTCTTGATAATACCTGAGTAGATGCTCCATTTTCTAATGCTAGATCTTTTCTAACCCAATGTAACTCTTCATTAGAAACAAATAGCACATTGCGATATAAACCTTTATGATTTTTACCTTCACCAGTATAAATTACATTTTCAATAACATCTGTATCTATTACAAATAAAGGTTCTTTTGTACCGCCAACTGCCAATCCCTTACGTTGCCCTTTTGTAAAATAATGAGCACCTTGATGTTTTCCTACAATTTTACCGTCTGAAACTTTGTATTCATATTTTTTTGAAAAAAATGCCAATTCTTCTTCTTTAGAATTAAAATTGGGAATTTCTCTATTATAAATAGTTGAATCTTCTGGTATTTGAACTATAACACCTTCTTTTGGTTCTAATTTTTGTTGTAAAAATTCAGGTAAACGCACCTTTCCTATAAAACATAACCCTTGAGAATCTTTTTTATCGGCAGTAATTAAATCTTGCTCAGCAGCAATTTTACGCACTTCTGGTTTTGTTAATTCTCCAATAGGAAACAAAGCTTTTGCCAATTGCTCTTGTGATAACTGACATAAGAAATAAGATTGATCTTTGTTTCCATCAACACCACCCAATAATTTATAAACCTGCTCTCCATTTATGGTTTCTTCACCTTTTCTACAGTAATGTCCAGTTGCAACATAATCTGCTCCTAAATCCAATGCAATTTTCATAAAAACATCAAATTTAATTTCTCTGTTGCACAATACATCTGGATTAGGAGTACGCCCCATTTCATATTCCTTAAACATATAATCTACAATACGTTCTTTGTATTGTTCACTTAAATCTACAACTTGAAATGGAATTCCTAATTTATCCGCAACTAACATAGCATCATTACTATCTTCTAACCAAGGACATTCGTTTGAAATTGTTACAGAGTCATCGTGCCAATTTTTCATAAATAAACCAATAACTTCATAACCTTGTTCTTTTAACAGATATGCAGCTACACTACTATCAACACCCCCAGAGAGACCTACTATTACGCGTTTCATTTTAAAAAATTTAGAATGCAAAGATACTGATAACTTTTAGTAACAAAAAGTTAATTTAAATGAGTAACTTAAATTAATATTAAAAATAATATTCATAAAAAAAGCCTATCAAAATTTGATAGGCTTTACAATAAATAATCGATAATAATTATATTAAATAACTTTTACGTTTACTGCGTTCATTCCTTTTCTACCTTCTTGTAAATCGAATTCTACCTCATCACCTTCACGAATCTCATCGATTAAACCAGAAATGTGTACAAAATGTTCATTGTTTGAGTCGTCTTCTTTGATGAATCCAAATCCTTTAGTTTCATTGAAGAATTTTACTGTGCCTTTACTCATTTATTAAAATTTTAATTTATTATATTTTACAAATATACTTATTTTTATTTAACATCATTATTTTTAGTATTTTATATTTAATTTTTTGATGCATAAACAAGAAATTTTGTTTTAAATTAAACTTAAATCAATGAACAAACCACCACAAGTATTAATATTTTGTTAAAGTTTTAATAAAAAATATTAAACAAAATAAATGAATTTTAAAAACATAACTTACTTATTTTTAATACCTTAAATACGAAAACACGAAATACAAGCGATTTACAACAAGGAATGTTTAATTTTATTTTGTTTAGCTTTAATCTTATTTAGTTAAACATTTATTTATTTTTTATATCTTAGCCGAAACTAAAAAATATTAAACCATGAAAAAATCACCTTACATTCTTACCGTATTTGTATCGATAATGTTATCACTTAGCTTTTTATCTTGTGATGATGACGATGATACAATAAAAACTCCTGAAACAAATACTATTGCAGACTTTGTAGTTGAAAATATAGATAATTATAGTAGCCTTTTAGCCGCTTTACAAAAAACTGATTTGGTAGAAACTTTAAGTGGTGATGAAATCTTTACTGTTTTTGCACCTAATAATACAGCTTTTGACGAATTCTTATCAAGTGCAGGTTTCAACTCTTTAGATGATGTTCCTGTTGATGTTTTAACACAAATACTACTAAACCACGTTGTTGCAGGAAATGTACAATCTAGCGATTTAGCTACTGGTTATATTAGTTCACTTTCTACCGCAACTCCAAACGGCGCTAATATGAGTATGTATATTGACATAACTAATGGCGTTAAAATTAATGGAACTGCTACTGTAACTGGCGCTGATAATAATGTAGACAACGGTGTTATTCACCTAGTAGATGCCGTTATTGGATTACCAACTATTGTTACTATGGCAACCTCAAATAGTAGCTTTACTAATTTAGTAGCTGCCTTAACTAGAGATGATCAACCT
This window encodes:
- a CDS encoding S8 family serine peptidase codes for the protein MKNKLLVLIFFFSITNLFAQIEDAWVYFKNKPSETSYYANPLNMLSQRALDRRTRYNIALDIKDVPIEQTYITAVINASGIAVLAKSKWLNALHIQGTKENIDALLNLKLSNFSFIDSIEFANKTLNSSKSSKVLKQISRTKNKLLETTTNFTYGNAENQLIMLGAETLHENSFTGSGMHIAVLDAGFPKVDVLLAFKRIRDNGQILGGYDFVDRTPHIYGGDSHGTSVLSTMAGYLESGVDGATTNFVGTAPDASYYLFRTENAPVEVRLEESLWVEAAEKADSLGVDVINTSLGYSVFFDNPDHNYDYSDMDGKTTFITRGAEIAFSRGMILVASAGNEGGDSNWPYINSPADAPSVLTVGAVNASGAIASFSSFGPTADGRIKPDVCAQGQGTYIINSGGSAVAGNGTSYSSPVLAGVVACLWQAFPDKTNTEITQLIRESAHLYPASTNQEGYGIPNVSTIFENAFDFDGDGINNDLDKCPNSPEGASVDSQGCLVLPATNFKIEVISETCPDEDNGQIKITSETPYNYLVTINGLNYSFTDENILELTDLPVGLYEICITLEEQDYEQCYSLAIEEANVILGKVAVTSNNAIIEINKGTPPFIVYLNGKEMMKTLNTNFELEINQGDLIQVKTSIVCEGVFSKEIETINLLTVFPNPVTNTINFNFPSDITALNISIYTTLGNTIIESKVVKSNPTMVISHLPKGIYFLQVKYNNKVKIFKIIKG
- the mnmA gene encoding tRNA 2-thiouridine(34) synthase MnmA, whose product is MKRVIVGLSGGVDSSVAAYLLKEQGYEVIGLFMKNWHDDSVTISNECPWLEDSNDAMLVADKLGIPFQVVDLSEQYKERIVDYMFKEYEMGRTPNPDVLCNREIKFDVFMKIALDLGADYVATGHYCRKGEETINGEQVYKLLGGVDGNKDQSYFLCQLSQEQLAKALFPIGELTKPEVRKIAAEQDLITADKKDSQGLCFIGKVRLPEFLQQKLEPKEGVIVQIPEDSTIYNREIPNFNSKEEELAFFSKKYEYKVSDGKIVGKHQGAHYFTKGQRKGLAVGGTKEPLFVIDTDVIENVIYTGEGKNHKGLYRNVLFVSNEELHWVRKDLALENGASTQVLSRIRYRQKLEKATLYKVESGLYVQFENMQSAITEGQFVAWYKNEELLGSGVIS
- a CDS encoding cold-shock protein, with protein sequence MSKGTVKFFNETKGFGFIKEDDSNNEHFVHISGLIDEIREGDEVEFDLQEGRKGMNAVNVKVI